The following proteins come from a genomic window of Sardina pilchardus chromosome 13, fSarPil1.1, whole genome shotgun sequence:
- the LOC134100254 gene encoding E3 ubiquitin-protein ligase TRIM50-like, translated as MDRRPSMVSLEDQLRCPVCLEVFTEPLMLECGHSYCRCCVRSMDLDPLGQLQCPVCRCSVDGLSPPLNHSLARLVESLRDVNRPGDVPPDNCTEHHNPLSLYCEDDQAVICGLCGSIGAHRSHKVTPVSSVYSRMKEDISCLMTEFQSQRRKLEEQICKMAYNKSRITNESDVLKWVVRKEFGELRRCVEQEEAAFMQRVEGTAAALIASIQRQADHMGALLSRLQEAEGTLHALSNEGHLAFIMKYGSIAPRFKEGQQRQQREERIYSSINFDPGFKHNDIKMAVWKRLHRRVLPDPVPLKLDPLTAHPMLLLSADRTLVECSALPSRLPNNPERFSYSYCLLASRGFSSGKHYWEVCVGSKPKWRLGLIKGTAGRKAKLPKSPEAGVWLIGCREGRVYEAFAVPRVVLPLPSPLETVGVFLDYEKGELTFYDAGSPDELRAVYSFQAELQGKVYPLIDVCWHERGANKHPIRLPQPPQNQHTQQQQQQQTQQA; from the exons ATGGACCGGAGACCTAGCATGGTCTCACTGGAGGACCAATTACGCTGCCCCGTCTGTCTGGAGGTGTTTACCGAACCGCTGATGCTGGAGTGCGGTCACTCCTACTGCCGCTGCTGCGTCCGCTCCATGGACCTGGATCCGCTGGGTCAGCTCCAGTGCCCGGTGTGCCGCTGCTCGGTCGACGGCCTGAGCCCCCCGCTCAACCACTCGCTGGCTCGCCTCGTCGAGTCGCTGCGGGACGTGAACCGGCCGGGTGACGTGCCGCCCGACAACTGCACGGAGCACCACAACCCGCTGAGCCTGTACTGCGAGGACGACCAGGCGGTCATCTGTGGCCTGTGCGGCAGCATCGGCGCGCACCGCTCACACAAGGTCACGCCAGTCAGCAGCGTCTACAGCCGCATGaag gAGGACATATCCTGTCTCATGACGGAGTTTCAGAGTCAGAGGAGGAAACTGGAGGAGCAGATTTGTAAAATGGCCTACAACAAATCCCGCATCACC aacgaGTCGGACGTGCTGAAGTGGGTGGTGCGTAAGGAGTTCGGGGAGCTGCGGCGCtgtgtggagcaggaggaggcggCGTTCATGCAGCGGGTGGAGGGCACCGCCGCCGCCCTCATCGCCTCCATCCAGCGCCAGGCCGACCACATGGGGGCGCTGCTCAGCCGCCTGCAGGAGGCCGAGGGCACCCTGCACGCACTCAGCAACGAGGGCCACCTGGCCTTCATCATG AAGTACGGATCGATCGCTCCAAG ATTTAAAGAGggccagcagcggcagcagcgcgAGGAGAGGATCTACAGCTCCATCAACTTTGACCCCGGCTTCAAGCACAACGACATCAAGATGGCCGTCTGGAAGCGGTTGCACCGGAGGGTACTGCCGG acCCGGTTCCTCTGAAGCTGGACCCCCTGACGGCCCACCCCATGCTGCTCCTGAGCGCAGACCGGACCCTGGTGGAGTGCAGCGCGCTGCCCAGCCGCCTGCCCAACAACCCCGAGCGCTTCAGCTACAGCTACTGCCTGCTGGCCAGCCGCGGCTTCTCCTCGGGCAAGCACTACTGGGAG gtgtgtgtgggcagcaaGCCTAAGTGGCGTCTGGGCCTGATCAAGGGCACGGCCGGGCGCAAGGCTAAGCTGCCCAAGAGCCCCGAGGCGGGCGTGTGGCTGATCGGGTGCCGTGAGGGCCGTGTGTACGAAGCCTTCGCCGTGCCGCGCGTGGTCCTGCCGCTGCCGTCGCCCCTGGAGACGGTGGGCGTGTTCCTGGACTACGAGAAGGGCGAGCTGACCTTCTACGACGCGGGGAGCCCCGACGAGCTGCGGGCCGTCTACTCGTTCCAGGCGGAGCTGCAGGGGAAAGTGTACCCGCTCATCGACGTCTGCTGGCACGAGCGCGGCGCCAACAAGCACCCCATCAGGCTGCCACAGCCTCCGCAGAACCAGcacacccagcagcagcagcagcagcagacccaGCAGGCCTGa